Part of the Vicugna pacos chromosome 3, VicPac4, whole genome shotgun sequence genome is shown below.
TGCTGGAAGAGAGGTGAGTGCCTCATTGGTCCTAGTTCACCACACGCATCTGAGCACAGAGCATTTGAAAGTGAAATAAGAAACCGAAGCCaacagaaaggagggagggacatCTGGTCACCCACCTAGATTTGGCCCCTTTTCGGGTGGAGCTGAGGTGGTGGGCTCCTCAGAGGAAGAGCCTTGACCTCTTCTTCCTTTTACCTCCCCAAGTGCTTCTGCGGGATTTTGAGACTGATTTGTCTTCCCTGGAACTCCGGAGAAGGGTAGCCCTTTTGGTGTGTGTCCTCTCCTGTTTCTTCCCGTGTGTAAGATCTTCGGCCTGGAGTTGAGACACCCTCCAGCCCACATCCTGTGCACTCAGATTGCTTCTACTCTGCATGGTGGACACAGAGGGCCCCGCTCTGGGACCTTCAGCAGGCTTTGTGGCACGTCGGCTGATCACCTCTTCTCGGGCCATGTTCATGCTGCCCCGAGTGCTTACCACTGTTGCCCGAGATGCTGCTGCCCGGGATGCTGCCACGTGGTCAGGTTCTGAAGGTACCGGAATTAGGAAAGAGTGCTTTTTCCTAAGCAAATGTGTGTGTGAAGCATGCTGTTGGATCCCTTCCCCACCAGCATAAGCCAGAGAGGTGTCCTCAGACGGCTCAGCTACCATGGGAAGGCTCCTGACGCTGACCTGATCTTGGTCTACGTCTCCACAGAACTCCACAGCCTGTGCCAAGAGGAGAAACGGGGAAGCAAACAAGAAAATCAGTGAGACTGAAAAGAGCTGTCACCTGTCTTCTTGAGGCTAAATCACTCAAGAGCTTATAATTAGAACCTTTGCGGTCAAGTCATCTCCCAGTGAATGCAGGAATCTCCTCTTTAGCCCCCCCCCAACACTCCAGTTTTGCTTGGACAGTTCTGGTGCCCCTGTGGGCATCCCCACACTTTTACTTTATACATTTGTCTTAGCGTTTCTGCAAAATAGATTCCTAAAAATCAGTCTGACAGTCAAGAGCTATGCTCATTTGAGCCACTCTCCCAAAGCACCCTGGCCCCTTCTCCGAGAGTCTCTGCAAAGCCTTACTGCTGGACTCCGCTTATCCTCTGCGTCCAGCACAGGTATGTCCATCATGTCGCCAACTGGTTCAGCCTGGGTACCACTGTAAGCCTCCACCGGAGGTCTCAGAATGTACACCAGGTCTTCCCAGTGTGCAAACAGGTCTTCTTTTGTATCTGAAGGGGTGCACAGTTGTAGGTAAAAAGAGCGACCAGTGACAAACTTCAAGTGGATTTGCTGTTTCTCATAATTATAGATGGATAGCTTTACAAACCTCAAAGGAAGCAGCCTGTGAGGAGCAAAGGAGTGCGGGGGTTAGGTGGGGATAAAGAGGAAGGAAGTGAGTCTCTTGGTCCAGCCAGAGTCCACTCCCTCTGTTAGAGGATTTACCGAATCCTGTCCGTTTGACCTCAGCTCTCATCTCCACCTCCCCATCACCGACAGGTGCAGCCCTAATTCTGAGAACATCACTGTGATGTCGTCATGTCTCAGTCCAACACCTGTATGGCTCCTACCAAAACCAGCAAGTGTTAAACCCTCACTTACTCTGCCATGCAAGATCCTCCCACTCACCGTATGTCCCCAGCTTGCTTTCTTGTCTTATTCCCACAACGCTCCTTACCTGGTCAATGGCCACTTTCCCCGTAAAGTCTTGGTGAACCCCTGTGGCTGCTTCTGGTCTCTTCTCCTCTGAATTCACACCACAGGTGCTAGTCATGCTGCTGAGACCCCTCTGTCACTGTGGGTTCTATGTTATGGTGAATTATGTACCTTGTGGTCTTATCCCCTCCATGTACTTCTAACAGGAAGAGACTAAAGCTCCTGGACTCACCTGGTCAGCTCCAAGCTCTCTGCCGACTTGAAGCCCCTTCCCTGTGTGTGTTTGTCATGTCTGGCATTGACCGCACAGCTCATCGCTGGCCTTGCCAGCAGCATGACATCAGGAATTGTGAGGTTGGGGCTGCTGAATGTAATGCCCACTGTCACCATTTGCACACTGTTGTGCACATCAATCACTTCTCCTCTCTTGCTGACCTGTtgtgggaagaaagaggaaaggagcatTTTCTTATCTTCTCCCCTATCTGCTCCACTCCCGAATAAAGTGTCCAGCACAGTTCTTGGTGTGTGCAAACATTCAGAGGGCTGTTAGTTTTCCCACACATGTAATTCAAGCCCTGTACCACAGCTTAGCCCTGACTCAACATCTCCCTCTCCAGTGTGACCTCCTATAGAAGCCAGAATCTTCCTCAACACATCTATATGCCATGGTAACATAAACAGATGTCCATGTTCTTAGAAGATGCATGAAGGATTCAAGGGGTGAATAACATAACGTGAACAACTCATCAAGAATAATGCTTTGTGCCTGTGTGCTTACTGCGTCTCCATCCTGCCTACACATGACAAGGAACTGTAAACTCTGAACACCCTGCTGCCTCGACTGACTGAGTCATCACACTAGGGTTTTGTGAGGTAGGCCCCAGGCATCAGTGATTTCAAAACTTTCCAGGTAATTCAGAGGAGCAGCCAAGGCTGAGAGCTGGTGATAGATGGAAAGCCATGGAGCAGCCTGGAGCCACTTGATACAACTGGGCGTGTACATctaatgaaacacaaaacaaaacgtTTCCGCTATCCGGTGGAGATGTCACTCAAAACATCTCTGCACACTCAGCATGTACTAGGTCTTCAATTAATTTTGGGGAAAAGcgtggaaggatggaaggaagggggaaCTATAAGAAAGAATCATGCAGAAGAGGGAGAGGAATGAGATCATTCACCTGGATAAAGTCACTTTCAAATACGGGCATTTGCTTGAATAGATCATACTCTCCCTTGTCCAGCTGCTGCTGCAGTTTCCCCTTGGAGCTGCTGAACATGGGTAACACGTGGCAGCTTTGGGAGCTGCCATAGGACAACATCATACTGCTGTCCATGGCCATCTTCTATGAAGACAGCTGAAAAGAGGAGGCAAGTCATCTCTTGCCATTGTTACTTAGAAATTGTTTCCCCAACCGCCGCCCCTGGCACATAGAGTTAACCCCACACATCATGCATGCCATGTTGATTCAGACAAACGGGGGTCCTCTGGACAGATGCAACCTGTGCCCACATTTTGCTAGCAGGCAGCACCCCTGCTGGAATTGGAGCAAGGCTCCCTTTTCCTCCTGGCTCGGGTGGGCCGGCACCAGGATGACTGCACAATCGGATGAACAGGAATGCAGGCTGGATGGCAGACCCCTTACCCTCACCCCTCAGCCCGCTGCTGCATGCGAGCAGAGAACAGCTTGCCCAACCTTGTGGGCGTGGCCCTGCGGGCCCCTGACTGCCTCACGGAGCTCGGAGTTTAATCCCCCCTCCCTTCCTTGGCCCAGGACTACCACGTTCACTATTTTCAATGCGGGTTCCTTGCACCCGGGAAAAGTGGCCATCAGTCTCTCCCGGCAGAGGCTAGCGACCCTCACTCTGCCTCAGAGCTTTCTGGACGGCTTTCACCCTTTGGATGGCCTTTCCATCTAGATCAGTGTCTgtccccccttccccaccctggtCGGAGTCCCTGGTCCAGGTCCTGACGCTGGGACGCCCGCCTCACCGCACGAGGCGCCCTCCGCAGGCTGCGCGGCGCGTCATGCCGGGAGCCGGATGGAGAGGCCGCGCCGAGCCGCTCCCGCGTCCCTGCCGCTCTCGCCCAGCAAAACCGCCCCCGTGTGTCTCCTGCAAACCTCCTCCAACTGCCGCCCGCCCGCAACCACCTCCTCCCCCGGAGAGGGCCGCCTTTCAAACACCCCTGTCCTTTGTGACCTGGCGGGTCACACATCATTGTGTCCTCAGCCCCACCGGCAGCCCGCCCAAGGGCGCGGTCAGGATGAGCGGTGCCCGCCGCCTCctccgcgcccccccccccccaccgcccgcCTTGGGCCGGGAGCTCTCTGACAGTAGACGGGGGCAGGACCACCTGCCCAAACCTAGACTCGTCGAGAGACGGGTCCGCTTTGGGCGATGAGACGGAGTGGTCGTGAACTGCCACTCTCCTATGCTTCGCTGCATGGAGGGGACAGGGATGGTGGCGGAGTGGTATTCCCGCCTCGTCTCCTGCCCCCGTCCGTATGATGGCAGGGTCTTACCTCCCCATTCAAGGTCTGGCTTATAGGACAGCAACCCCACAGTGGAGCCCGAGAGCAAGCCCTCCTTACAGAGAGTGGGGAATCACAGGGAAACAGGCCAAGTAAATCCAGGGAGGCATGGCTTATGTTCCTGCTAAGGAACGGAGTACGAAAGCAGAACCAGCCCAGGCTCGGGCTCTGGCTGCTGACGAGCCAAAGCCCTTTACACGGGCTGCCACAGACCTCCGAGGCCTGAGGCTGTCTGTCGGTGAGGGGGGAAGTTGCTCCCACTGTGCCACTCCTTCCCCTTCGGTCAGCATCGCAGGCACACTTAGCTGGGGTGGAGGGTTGGGCAGGGTGACATTTTAGGAGCCGGGCCCCAGCATGACCACTTAACTTTCGGTTTCCTTGATTTCCTGTATTCTGGGACTCGGCCTTTGTTGACTGTTACTAGTCCCCAAAGTCTACTTGTTTCCTGTTTCAACATCACTGATATCTTTTAGCATCTGTATGATCAATGACCACGGGCTAACATAGAATGCCACATTATTCACTAAGTATAAGAATTTCAGTAACATAAATGTGTGTATTATGCTTCGTAGGTAGACTGTGAATAATCACTCTCTAATGTAGGCAAGGAGCATAGATGTTTTTTGAATGAGACCACCTTGTAAGTATTAGATACGGAAATCCAtcactcatttaaaataaaacatacatttatTGCAATAAGGAAACCAGCAGCAAGTAATTCTGATTGTAAAAGTTCTTAACTTCATGTGCAgaacagttattttttaaaaattacaaaattctaTTGGATATGAATGTCTGTCAAGCAAATAAATCAACTAGTTTATAAtggtaaaagcaaaataatggaTAGTAGATTACATCATAATTctaatatttccagaaatatttgttgaacagtaATTATAACATTACACTACACTTTAActatgtgtttatttctatgtatttcatTACACAGAGGACAAGGGAAGTTAAGAAAATGTCCCAGGGGGATAACCTGACTTTCTCATGATAAGTCTTAACGGAATATTTACTTTTgcctagaaaatttttaaaacaagaaaactctgAATTTATGTAAGATACAAATAATATTATCACTCAATGTAGACTTAAGTGTAGAAATACTGAAGAAAGCATTTAAatttgggaagaaagaaaataccttCATTATTTATTACTTTCTCCCTAACTTTAGCTGAAGGTAAGCATCAACTTGTATCACAAGAACGCCTAAACTTGACCCCAGAAGCTTTACAGTTTGCTGAGTGGTCTGAGACATTTGCTTTCTATTCTattcaaatattctaaaatttaatctCAAAATATGCATAATCAAATTTTAGTTCTAATTACATTTCAGATAATACTGACTTATTCTCAAACAGTTCACTGTATGATGGTGATAATCAGTTCTGAACTTGACTCAGCCCAAAATTGATTctgatatagaatacagtgtacaTTTGAAGGCCACCCATGAATGGTTAGAAAAGATTATAAAATTTTGGTCTTTTGAATTTGTTGCGTTAACCTGCCACACTGTAACATTTTGCTTTAAATAGTTGACTTTGCTGCTTATAAATCATTTCAGTTGTTAATACGACTTCATAATACTGCTATAGTTACATCATCCAAACAAGTCATGAGATGTAATAATTCAATATACAAgttgaattaagaaaataaattaagaccattttaaaacatatattgaGAAAACTTATTAATTGGCAACATTTTTATCAACTTTGACtgtttaatgtaaataaaatatttaagttaaTAACACATTAAAAATGTCTCAAGGTTGTATGCATCTAAATATTTGATCAAATTAAAAAGGACTTGGTTGATTTCTGATTTCATCTCATTTTGATTTATGAAGTTAACTTACCTAGTTATTTCTTTCTGAATGGCCCAAGAGTAATTTATAGGTAGCATAACTATAAGTGTTAAAGAGTAACACATGCTAAtaattttccatattataaaaatTTGTTTCAAAAATTCTCAGTGTGGAAGAAGTCTATACATTTCAATAGTTTACTTAGaaggtaaataaatatgtaccatattttaaaaaaataactagaaaGAATCAAAACGATTAAAAAGCAAAGTGTGGAAAATAATTGTTGAccacaaatatttgaaaaagaccTAAGTAGAATTCGCAAAAATAGAagcaaattattattaaaattaaaaattcagtgaaaGCTTAAAGATCAAACTGAGTCAAtggactcatgagaaaaaaataaccagaacattttatagaaaaggaaatagaattttatacacacacatatacacaaaccaacacacacacacacaaatataataAGTtagagatatagagaataaagaaggaaagaagaaataaaaagaagtggTCATTTGGTAAtggctaactttttaaaaacatttgtaaaatatATCAATCCGTGTGTTCAGGAGAACAGTTTGCCTCATCTAGATAGAAATTAGCATACAAATTGAGTGtatgatatcttttaaaaaaccctCTAAATCCCCTGTTTATTCATATTCAGACTATGTCCTGAAGTCTAAGCTCTCTGAACTTCATCAACAAGTTTACTGCTAATTCCAGCCTGAAGCCATTGGCAGTGAACTTCTGGCTAGATTTGGCCAATAGAGGGACTTGTACTAGAGtagataaaaagaattaaattctgCATAGGGTGTTCACTATTCGGTTCTTTTTTTGTAAAGGTGTCTCAGGCTGGAAGACTAGACTCCCCAATCAAAAAACACAGAGTGGATAAGTGGATAAACAAAGAAACTAGgcccaattttattttctctacaaCAGAATTACTTCAGCCTTATGGACAAATAAAGGCTAAAAATCAAGGCATTGTAAGATATTCtatgaaaatggaaattaaaagagACAAACAATGCCATGTGATGAAAAAGGGATCCATTCATCAACAGGctataacaatttaaaatatattacaaccCAGTATCAGAGACCCTGAAGATATAAAGCGAATATTAACTAATATAAAGGGGGGGATATAAAACAATAGGATAATAGTAGATGGTTTCAATATACCACCTTCAACAACAGACAGATCATacaaacagaaaattaataagaaacCAGAAGGTTTCAACTACTCTTTAGTCCAAATGGGCCTAGCAGACATACCAAGCATTGCTTCCAACAGCAGCAAATCCATGTTTTTCTcgagtgtacatggaacattctcccaAATAGGAGCACATGGTAGACCGCAAAACAAATCTTAAGACATTTATAAAGGCTGAAGTTATATTAAGCAACTTTTTCAATTacagtggtatgaaactagaaatcaataaaaggTATAGAATTGTAAAATTCACAGATATGTGGAAATTAAGCAGTACACTCTTACAGAAGAAATTAGGtcaaaaaacaaaggagaaatctttggacaaatgaaaatacaatatagtaaAACTTATGGTATACAGCAAAAGCAGCTCTAAGAGAgaagttttaaataataaatgccaTAACTGagataaaaacctaaaaataaaaaactaacttTGTTTTTCAATGAACAAGACAAAGAAGAGCATATTAAACCCAAATTAAGCAGACGGAAGTAAAAAATatcagcagaaataaataaaacagacaataGAAAATAACTGACAAACTGaattaattatttgaaaagataaaatccaCAAACCTTTAGCTACATGAACTAAGAAAATGCGAgtgaagatttaaataaataaagtccagttttaaagaggagaaattacatcTGACCccatagaaataaaatgaatgataaaGGAAAAATTATGAACTATTTTACACCAAAGAATGAGACAACCTAGGAGAAAtgtataaattcctagaaatattcaACCTACCACCTCTGAATCAAGACACGATAGAAAGACTGAACAAACCAATAACGAATAAACAGATTGAAGCAGTAATCAAAACTCCCAAGCAATGAAAGCTTAAGGACAGAAGGCTTCAaggatgaattctaccaaatatttaaaagaaaaaaatcaataccaAACCTTTTAAACTCttacaaaaaatagaagagggaggATTAACAAATCATAGTATAAGGCTAACATTAGCCTGTTAATAAGATAAAAAcaccagaataaaataaaatgttccaaTAACCTTGGAAATTTTATagcactttcttattaaattaaatAGGCACAGCACATGGGAAAAAGCCTATCATGGTAAGTGACACAAATGCTTATATGATGTGATTCCATATGGATGAAAACATAGAATAAGGAAGCTAGGCCATaaacgaaaaaaaaaaggagaaaagtaatTGCTTGGTTCTAAGGGAAGAATTAGCATGAGTGCATGGAGCATGAAGAAACTTTGTGGAGGAGAAAAGAATGCTGGGTTTCTTAACTGTGGTTGTAgttacatgtgtgtatacatttgtcaaaactcattgctTATAATGAGTGTGTATTATGCTATGTCAGTTACAGCACTAAAcgtttataaaaattatattgtctATTGCCCTAGGATAGAGTTACACAGTGTGATCACTATTAATACCTTGGATGAGAGATTTGATATCCTCAGATAAGCTTTCTTACCTGAGCATTTTTCATGCCCGTATCAATACATGAAACCAACATCCTATGttactgagaaaaaaagagagaaagaaaactctcTCCACACATTCTGAAATATCTCTTGATGACTTCCCCTTCTTCATTTACCACTGGTTTACAATTTGTTTCTTTAGTGCGTTAAGTGTTTGATCTACTCTGCATTTATGCAAATTactgagtttattttatttaacatatggGATAACCAATGTTCAGAAACCAATAAactggacattctttttattaagtaATTTAAGCAAACTCAAAATTACATTGCAAAGTCTCTTTCACTGCATCTATGTGGATAtcatctatatttattttattcattgttctaggttgtcattttcttcttctgataCCACGGTTTGCCCTACTTTCATACTCTCTACACATACTCACTGAGTTGTAATATAAACAGTTTGTGAAATGGCTTAATCTTGGTGTCTGGTTTAGTGGGCAGCATTGTTTTCCACACACACTCAGTAAGTCCTGTTTTAGTTGAGTTATTTGCTGTAAAGAGATGCCAAGCCagcattgttttgtttcttcctttctttcttttgttggtTTTGTAGCCCTGTATTGGAAAGAAAGGCTTTTCAATTCTAACCTAGTTTGTACTTTTTATGCTGGAGAATCCTTTCTTCCGTTGTGGCTGAATCATTGAGAGATACAATTCTGAAATTACATTTTGAAAGGTGAATTTCATGGGCAGTGGCAGTTAATGAAGCCACCGAGGAGACTAGTTCCTGTGGAGATGTTTCAAATGCTTCCCACGCTTTACTTTTCCTTTGGCCCCAAGAGGAGAATACTCTGATTGTCACCAAAGGACAGTCCTCAGGGAATTTCTGTGGGTGTCTCAAGGTAGAGGACAGATCTCCAAAGCTCGAGGCTGACGAAACACTAACATTTCTCATCAGGGGGATCTCAGACCATGCCTTTCTCTGCATCCTGGTCACAGGGACAAAcaaactgaggaaaaaaaaaaaaaaggagttttgtGTTTATCTGTAGCGTAGATGGTGTGTCACAGCCAAGGGCGTAACAGAGAGCTGATGTCTAAGCTTACTTCCCTTATGTAATGTGCTCTAATTCCTAGACATGTTGAAAAGgagcatttaaagaaaatatcagTAATAGCATTTAATTCCTGAAAAATAACCATTCCTGTGAGTATACCTGGGCAGATATAAGCAGCGCTGTTTCTCACTTTTCTAGAGAATGATAGAGTTACATGATAGCACTTTTATCGGTTTGGTTATTTCTGTAATCTGAGACAGCAGTCTTGTTCAGATACTCATTTGGCATTTAAGAAACGTTTCTATAGGttataaaatgaaacattaaataaataaaaaatacatttctccttctatttcaatgttattttattttataaaaatggtaaATAATAGGATATTATTTTTCCTAGTATTCCGTTTCCTCCTCAAGCTATATATAGCTAGAgtgtgtataattatttttttctaaacacaGAATTAGATAATTTGGGTAtctactagaaaaagaaaagtcattttcttttggGGGATGGCATCCACTTGATTCTGTTGTCAAAGTTCTACTTATAttcctttcaaataatttttctttctttctttcttttttcttaatgccaGGAGACTAATAGTATAATAGTACTAATAATAACTATAGTAGAAATAGTTATGTGATAACCTTTAGCATGACTAAATAGGATGTTATTAGATATATAGGTGATAGCAATGAGTTACTTTGGATAAATGACCTTACATGAGTAATATAACTTAATATTTTCTTATGAGGTCAGAATATCAAActcagtaaatatatttttaaaaaattgtcccaGTTATTTCCTTCGAATGGTTCTCTTAAATTACATATTCTAGGTCAATTTCTCCtcatattttgaaaactatttttgaatagtggtAGAGCCAGCAAAAGTACAATTTTATTTGTGGTATTCAAAATAATGTGGTAAGAATGTTAGCATTTTGAGGGAATCAATATCAAAAGATTGGTTTAGTGGAACACATAAAATATTCCCTTGACCATACTAACCTAACCATTTAACCAGGTCTAAGTAATAATTTCTATGATGTATATCTTGAAAAGCTCTACTTTATCAACAGCACATCACAGGGAGCATGAATGTGGTGTCATAAAACTTATACACAGTTTTCTATAGAGGTTTATAATTCAAAACTTCCATAAAGGTTTAATAGAGGAATTTGTGGATTTGAACCACATTGCTTTCCTGTTACAATTCAGCTACTTTTCCATTGTGATTCTACAAGAGATATAAAGTCTGTATTTTTACTGCCAGGCATTTTTTGTTAAATagcaaaaatatacattttatatatagaaggaCATTTTTATTGTGggtgttaagatttttttttctattgtataaTTTGCACTTATCAATTGGATATTTTGGTAccaaaacacatatatacataaatacaaccATTAAAAACccgtttctttaaaaataagattttttaaattttgtcaagAACACGTATCATAACTATAgttataaatactgtattttatactttaaaagctGTGTCTATTGAAAGACAGCTGGATTTATGACTTCAATATTATTTGCTGGATTGTTCTTAAACAGTGCAGGAGAAATGGATGCAATGATTCTGAAAACAAGCGAGCCAAGATTACAACAGGTGGAGGaatatttatgaaagaaaacttttcctTGGGTGTTGAATTCacactttttgtttgctttctggaGATACATTTTGTTCATCTACCAATTTCCCACCAAGCTCTAAGTGATGGGGTACAGCAGGGTTCATAAAGTTAAAACTGTAGACAATTCTTTGCCTTCATAAGGCGACTAGTGTGGTCCAGGAGCTCCATTCTGAGAGTGCCCACCCCCatcctctgttctgcatgtgGTTTATGTCTTCACCATCCTGTAATGTCCAGGATGTGAAATCCTCAGTGATGGGACAATGGCATGTCCTTTCAATAGTCACATTTTATGTATTGTCTGGACTGTGGTCTTTTAAGACAACCTACCTGGGTACAATATATGCCCCATCATTTAAATTGATTTGACTAGGAAAAATATTTAGTTTCTCCGTTTGCAAAGtgcattattaaattatttacctttgtaatttttttataaCTCAAATGAactaaatcatataaaatatttatgaagatgCCAATTATGTTGTTTGGCAGACGTTGACTTTTTACTATTCTTGTGTCCGTTATTATCATAAAATCAATATGTATGAAATATTCGTCTCTTGCTCCTCTGCCAAATTCTAGGCCTTGTTAACTCATTCCAGACAACGAGGATGAGATATGAATATGGCAAACCAAACAAGAGTGACAGAGTTCATCTTCCTGGGGTTTTCTGGCGTGCTGTATCTGCGGCTTGCGTTATTTGTGATGTTTCTCGCTGTATATCTGCTCTCCCTCATGGGAAACACCCTCATCATTTTCATCGTTCTGATGGACTCCACTCTCCAAACACCCATGTACATTTTCTTAGGAAATCTGTCCTTCCTAGAGATCTGGTACACCACAGCCACAGTGCCTAAGTTGctggccacctgtgtctcgtgggtGGTCACCATCTCTGTTTCTGGTTGTGTGGCCCAATATTACTTCTTTTTCTCTATGGGAGCTACGGAGTGCATCAGGTTGGCTGTGATGGCCTATGACCGGTACCTGGCCATCTGCAGCCCTCTGAGGTACTCATTCCTCATGCGTCTTCCCGTGTGCCTGCGGTTTGCAGCTGGATCTTGGGTTGGGGGCTTCGTTGCCCCCCTCCTACCTACCATACTCATCTCTTACCTAGACTTTTGTGGACCCCAGAAGATCAATCATTTCTTCTGTGActcagacccaatttttaaactCTCTTGCTCAGATACATTCTTGGTGGAGGCCTTGGGCTATACGTGTAGTTCTGTTGTGATTCTAAgttcttttcttctcaccatgtCCTCCTACGGGCACATCGTGGTCACAATCATCAGGCTGTCTTCCCGGGAAGCCCGGAAGAAAACTTTCTCCACCTGCGCGTCCCACCTCACAGTGGTCACCATCTACTATGGCACCATAATCTTTGCCTATGTTCGCCCTCCTGCCAAGTACAACTTCACCATGGGTAAAGTGGTCTCGGTGATCTACTGTGTGGTCACCCCATTGGTAAACCCTCTGGTATACACCCTAAGaaataaagatgtaaagaaaGCTTTCAGAAAAGTTCTAACAAGAAAGACATTGCTCTTGACCAAAAGTACGCAGGAGATTTGAGAGATTAACTAAAATGAGCAATTTAGAATGGATTCTCAAACCACATTTGCAAATGGTAAGTGTTGAAAATTTTAGTATTGGATGGATACCACCCAATATGGACATCTCTGCACTTTACATTTTGGTTTGAATTCTACTGAAATAGGTACTCTGTAATTACTGTGTTTAAGAATGACTCAGTGCAATATCATAGTGATAAAGAGATAAACGACACAAATGCCCACAAGGCATTTACAATGGGAAAATTGACTGATTTTTGTCCCAAACCAACAGTTCACTTCaca
Proteins encoded:
- the LOC116277332 gene encoding uncharacterized protein — protein: MRAGPARPAAGRQAAAGLRLSLAGREERDDMERVKLDNKRILFNLLPAHITQHFLMSSPRNTVLYCQSCSQVGVTLTSIPKFNDFYIQLDDSNVGVQCLRPLNETIADLGEVVDALIESGKTSSRDEKKAECRPLLYQWRRKQYAGVAHGVAGIYCTLMQVSKRGEVIDVHNSVQMVTVGITFSSPNLTIPDVMLLARPAMSCAVNARHDKHTQGRGFKSAESLELTRLLPLRFVKLSIYNYEKQQIHLKFVTGRSFYLQLCTPSDTKEDLFAHWEDLVYILRPPVEAYSGTQAEPVGDMMDIPVLDAEDKRSPAAVEFCGDVDQDQVSVRSLPMVAEPSEDTSLAYAGGEGIQQHASHTHLLRKKHSFLIPVPSEPDHVAASRAAASRATVVSTRGSMNMAREEVISRRATKPAEGPRAGPSVSTMQSRSNLSAQDVGWRVSQLQAEDLTHGKKQERTHTKRATLLRSSREDKSVSKSRRSTWGGKRKKRSRLFL
- the LOC140690179 gene encoding olfactory receptor 11L1-like → MNMANQTRVTEFIFLGFSGVLYLRLALFVMFLAVYLLSLMGNTLIIFIVLMDSTLQTPMYIFLGNLSFLEIWYTTATVPKLLATCVSWVVTISVSGCVAQYYFFFSMGATECIRLAVMAYDRYLAICSPLRYSFLMRLPVCLRFAAGSWVGGFVAPLLPTILISYLDFCGPQKINHFFCDSDPIFKLSCSDTFLVEALGYTCSSVVILSSFLLTMSSYGHIVVTIIRLSSREARKKTFSTCASHLTVVTIYYGTIIFAYVRPPAKYNFTMGKVVSVIYCVVTPLVNPLVYTLRNKDVKKAFRKVLTRKTLLLTKSTQEI